From Caminibacter mediatlanticus TB-2, the proteins below share one genomic window:
- the rpsS gene encoding 30S ribosomal protein S19: MARSLKKGPFVDDHLMKKVLKAKEEKNPKPIKTWSRRSTIVPEMIGLTINVHNGRDFVPVYITERHVGFKLGEFAPTRTFRGHKGSVQKKIGK; encoded by the coding sequence ATGGCTAGAAGTTTAAAAAAAGGTCCTTTTGTAGATGACCATTTAATGAAAAAAGTACTTAAAGCAAAAGAAGAAAAAAATCCAAAACCAATTAAAACTTGGTCAAGAAGAAGTACAATTGTTCCAGAAATGATTGGACTTACTATTAATGTTCATAATGGTAGAGATTTTGTACCTGTTTATATCACTGAAAGACATGTAGGTTTTAAACTTGGTGAATTTGCACCAACAAGAACTTTTAGAGGACATAAAGGTTCAGTCCAAAAGAAAATTGGTAAGTAA
- the rplB gene encoding 50S ribosomal protein L2: protein MAVKKYKPYTPSRRFMTTLDNSDITSKPTVKKLLIKLPAKAGRNNMGRITSRHREAGHKKLYRIIDFKRNKFGVPGKVVTIEYDPYRNCRICLISYADGDKRYIIQPEGLKVGDIVMAAESGLDILPGNAMKLKNIPVGTVVHNVEMKPGKGGQIARAAGNSCQIMGREDKYVILRLPSGEMRKILGECMATIGTVGNADYQNITIGKAGRSRWLGIRPQTRGIAMNPVDHPHGGGEGRSKGNHPVTPWGMPTKGYKTRKKKQSDKYIISRRKK, encoded by the coding sequence ATGGCAGTAAAAAAATATAAACCATATACACCGTCAAGAAGGTTTATGACCACACTTGATAACAGTGATATTACATCTAAACCAACAGTTAAAAAATTACTTATTAAACTTCCAGCAAAAGCTGGTAGAAACAATATGGGAAGAATTACTTCTCGCCATAGAGAAGCTGGACATAAAAAACTTTATAGAATTATTGATTTTAAAAGAAATAAATTTGGAGTACCTGGTAAAGTAGTTACTATTGAATATGACCCATACAGAAATTGTAGAATTTGTTTAATTTCTTATGCTGATGGAGATAAAAGATATATTATTCAACCAGAAGGTTTAAAAGTTGGTGATATAGTAATGGCAGCTGAGAGTGGTCTTGATATTTTACCAGGTAATGCTATGAAACTTAAAAACATTCCAGTTGGTACAGTAGTTCATAATGTTGAGATGAAACCTGGAAAAGGTGGACAAATTGCAAGAGCTGCTGGTAACAGTTGTCAAATTATGGGTAGAGAAGATAAATATGTAATTTTAAGACTTCCATCTGGTGAAATGAGAAAAATTCTTGGTGAATGTATGGCAACAATTGGAACAGTTGGTAATGCTGATTATCAAAATATCACAATTGGTAAAGCTGGTAGAAGCAGATGGCTTGGAATTAGACCTCAAACAAGAGGTATTGCTATGAACCCAGTTGACCATCCACATGGTGGGGGTGAAGGTAGAAGTAAAGGTAATCATCCTGTTACACCTTGGGGTATGCCAACTAAAGGTTATAAAACTCGTAAGAAAAAACAATCTGATAAATATATAATTTCAAGAAGAAAGAAATAA
- a CDS encoding 50S ribosomal protein L23 encodes MADITDIKSIVYTEKALNLQEQGVLVVQTSPKVTKNQLKQIFKEYFGVTPIKINSLRQKGKVKRFRGIEGKRPDYKKFYVKLPEDAKLESLSV; translated from the coding sequence ATGGCAGATATTACAGATATTAAATCAATTGTGTATACAGAAAAAGCACTAAATTTACAAGAACAAGGTGTTTTAGTTGTTCAAACATCACCAAAAGTAACTAAAAATCAATTAAAACAAATTTTTAAAGAATATTTTGGTGTAACACCTATTAAAATTAATTCATTAAGGCAAAAAGGTAAAGTTAAAAGATTTAGAGGTATTGAAGGTAAAAGACCAGATTACAAAAAATTCTATGTTAAATTACCTGAAGATGCAAAACTTGAAAGCCTAAGTGTATAA
- a CDS encoding ABC transporter permease gives MISIIIKEFLQFFRNKGLVIFILYAFTLDIYIAATGIKIKPQNIGVGILDYTNKGISTKIISHLHKPEFKKPIYFYNENELKKAIYNKKIMIGLIFDNDFDKTMHLKIIADATAASQAQMAIIYLQNILYNLLPKEKLRLDIASHKLFNQNSNTPWFMGLSEFMSVVTMIILILSAITFVKEKEKGTWDIMLLTPIDSKKIIFAKLLSQMLIISIFMVIAIGIIIFKVLNTPINGNLFLFFIASFIFFFALSGIGLFIASISNTILEVGQYSGIIMMPMIFLSGAWTPVYSMNIVNQFLAYFSPLYYYIEITQDIFFRGSEIYILIPKLLMLTLIGIVLFYLGYRKIGKLF, from the coding sequence ATGATATCAATTATTATAAAAGAATTTTTGCAGTTTTTTAGAAATAAAGGGCTTGTTATTTTTATATTATATGCATTTACTCTTGATATTTATATTGCTGCAACAGGTATAAAAATAAAACCTCAAAATATAGGGGTTGGAATATTAGACTATACAAATAAAGGAATTAGTACAAAAATTATTTCTCATCTTCATAAGCCTGAATTTAAAAAACCAATCTATTTTTATAACGAAAATGAATTAAAAAAAGCAATTTATAATAAAAAGATTATGATAGGTCTGATTTTTGATAATGATTTTGATAAAACAATGCATTTAAAAATAATCGCCGATGCAACAGCCGCATCTCAAGCACAAATGGCAATAATTTATCTTCAAAATATTTTATATAATCTTCTTCCAAAAGAGAAATTACGACTTGATATTGCTTCGCATAAACTATTTAATCAAAACTCTAATACTCCTTGGTTTATGGGACTTAGTGAATTTATGAGTGTTGTTACTATGATAATTTTAATTTTAAGTGCAATTACTTTTGTAAAAGAGAAAGAAAAAGGGACTTGGGATATTATGCTTTTAACTCCAATTGATTCTAAAAAAATTATTTTTGCAAAACTATTATCTCAAATGCTTATTATTTCTATTTTTATGGTAATTGCAATAGGTATTATTATTTTTAAGGTTTTAAATACGCCTATAAATGGAAATTTATTTTTATTTTTTATTGCAAGTTTTATATTTTTCTTTGCTCTATCAGGAATTGGTCTTTTTATAGCTTCTATTTCAAATACCATTTTAGAAGTCGGTCAATATAGTGGGATAATTATGATGCCTATGATTTTTTTAAGTGGAGCTTGGACGCCTGTTTATTCTATGAATATTGTTAATCAATTTTTAGCCTATTTTTCCCCTTTATATTACTATATTGAAATAACACAAGATATATTTTTTAGAGGAAGTGAGATTTATATATTAATTCCAAAATTACTAATGTTAACTTTAATAGGTATAGTTTTGTTTTATTTAGGGTATCGAAAAATAGGGAAGCTTTTTTAG
- the rplN gene encoding 50S ribosomal protein L14 gives MIQPFTRLKVADNSGAKEIMCIKVLGGSKRRYATVGDIIVASVKKALPNGKIKKGQVVKAVIVRTKKEVQRENGSLIRFDDNAAVIIDAKKEPIGTRIFGPIAREVRYEGFQKITSLAPEVL, from the coding sequence ATGATTCAGCCATTTACAAGATTAAAAGTCGCTGATAACAGCGGTGCAAAAGAAATTATGTGTATTAAAGTTTTGGGAGGGTCAAAAAGAAGATATGCAACTGTTGGTGATATTATAGTTGCATCTGTAAAAAAAGCCCTTCCTAATGGAAAAATTAAAAAAGGTCAAGTTGTAAAAGCAGTTATAGTTAGAACAAAAAAAGAAGTTCAAAGAGAAAATGGAAGTTTAATTAGATTTGATGATAATGCAGCAGTTATTATCGATGCGAAAAAAGAACCTATTGGAACTCGTATCTTTGGACCTATTGCAAGAGAAGTAAGATATGAAGGGTTCCAAAAAATTACATCATTAGCTCCGGAGGTGTTATAA
- the rpsC gene encoding 30S ribosomal protein S3, translating into MGQKTNPIGLRLGINKNWRSRWFINYNTMPENVLNDYELRKFLKKKLYYAGISDIIIERTAKKVRITIFAAKPGIIIGKGGSEVEALKKELQKLVGDKELILNIKEERKPQISAQLAAENVATQIERRVAFRRAMKKVIQNALKNGAKGIKVQVSGRLNGAEMARTEWYLEGRVPLHTLRAKIDYGFAEALTTYGIIGVKVWIFKGEVLQKKGQVESSSEAKPQRRRKGRRNVNAKKN; encoded by the coding sequence ATGGGTCAAAAAACGAATCCAATCGGACTAAGACTTGGGATTAATAAAAACTGGAGAAGTAGATGGTTTATTAATTATAACACTATGCCTGAGAATGTATTAAATGATTATGAACTTAGAAAATTTTTAAAGAAAAAACTTTATTATGCAGGAATAAGTGATATTATTATTGAAAGAACTGCTAAAAAAGTTAGAATTACTATTTTTGCAGCTAAACCTGGTATTATTATTGGTAAAGGTGGTAGTGAAGTAGAAGCTCTTAAAAAAGAACTTCAAAAATTAGTTGGAGATAAAGAGCTTATTTTAAATATTAAAGAAGAGAGAAAACCTCAAATTTCAGCACAACTTGCAGCTGAAAATGTTGCTACTCAAATTGAAAGAAGGGTAGCATTTAGAAGAGCTATGAAAAAAGTTATTCAAAATGCTCTAAAAAATGGAGCAAAAGGTATTAAAGTTCAAGTTTCAGGAAGACTTAATGGTGCTGAAATGGCAAGGACTGAATGGTACCTTGAAGGTAGAGTTCCACTTCATACTTTAAGAGCAAAAATTGATTATGGATTTGCAGAAGCTTTAACTACTTATGGAATTATCGGGGTTAAAGTTTGGATATTTAAAGGTGAAGTTTTACAAAAAAAAGGACAAGTAGAATCATCTTCTGAGGCAAAACCTCAAAGAAGAAGAAAAGGACGCAGAAATGTTAATGCCAAAAAGAACTAA
- the rpsH gene encoding 30S ribosomal protein S8 yields MMNDIIADGLTRIRNAAMRGLEVTKLNYSKLMEDVLKVFEQKGYIESYKVIEDGNKKFINVTLKYDENGNSVINEVSRVSKPGRRVYKGYKDLKRYKNGFGTLVVSTNKGVLPNDEAYRLKVGGEVICSIW; encoded by the coding sequence ATGATGAATGATATTATTGCAGATGGATTAACAAGAATTAGAAATGCGGCAATGAGAGGTTTAGAAGTTACTAAACTTAACTACTCAAAGTTAATGGAAGATGTTTTAAAAGTTTTTGAACAAAAAGGTTATATTGAAAGCTATAAAGTTATTGAAGATGGAAATAAAAAATTTATTAATGTAACTTTAAAATATGATGAAAATGGTAATTCAGTAATTAATGAAGTATCAAGAGTATCTAAACCTGGAAGAAGGGTTTATAAAGGTTATAAAGACCTTAAAAGATATAAAAATGGATTTGGTACACTTGTTGTTTCAACAAATAAAGGTGTATTACCTAATGATGAAGCTTACCGCCTTAAAGTTGGTGGCGAAGTTATTTGTAGTATTTGGTAA
- the rplE gene encoding 50S ribosomal protein L5, translated as MFEVKEKYLNEVRPKLVEEFDIKNPMLIPNLEKIVVSAGVGEGARDKKFLQSVADTLTIITGQKAVITPARKSVAGFKVREGMPVGVKVTLRGDMMWNFLQKLISIALPRVRDFKGVNRNGFDGRGNFNFGLNEQLVFTEVDYDNIIKVHGMNINISTTTDDDKQAERMLELIGFPFTKGK; from the coding sequence ATGTTTGAGGTAAAAGAAAAATATTTAAACGAAGTTAGACCAAAACTTGTAGAAGAATTTGATATTAAAAATCCAATGCTTATTCCTAACCTTGAAAAAATTGTTGTAAGTGCTGGGGTTGGTGAAGGTGCAAGAGATAAAAAATTCCTTCAATCAGTAGCAGATACACTAACAATTATTACTGGTCAAAAAGCAGTGATTACTCCTGCAAGAAAATCAGTTGCAGGATTTAAAGTAAGAGAAGGAATGCCTGTTGGTGTAAAAGTTACACTAAGAGGCGATATGATGTGGAATTTCCTTCAAAAATTAATTTCTATTGCTCTTCCAAGAGTTAGAGACTTTAAAGGTGTTAATAGAAATGGTTTTGATGGAAGAGGTAATTTTAACTTTGGACTTAATGAACAATTAGTGTTTACAGAAGTAGATTATGATAATATAATTAAAGTTCATGGTATGAATATCAATATTTCAACAACAACTGATGATGATAAACAAGCTGAAAGAATGCTTGAACTTATCGGATTCCCATTTACAAAAGGAAAGTAA
- the rplF gene encoding 50S ribosomal protein L6 produces the protein MSRIGKQPVKLASGLEAKLEGNKLIIKKGQDEKVIDTKGVVKVNIEGDTLTFEPEENSKFARAMWGTVRALANNAVIGLTQGFEKKLEINGVGYRAAVKGNVLELQLGYSHPINYEIPKGITITVEKNIITVKGSDKQQVGQVAAEIRSFRKPEPYKGKGVKYVDEVIIRKAGKTAKK, from the coding sequence ATGAGTAGAATAGGTAAGCAACCCGTAAAGTTAGCTTCTGGCCTTGAAGCTAAACTTGAAGGGAATAAATTAATTATTAAAAAAGGCCAAGACGAAAAAGTAATTGATACTAAAGGTGTTGTTAAGGTAAATATCGAAGGAGACACTTTAACTTTTGAACCAGAAGAAAATTCAAAATTTGCAAGAGCAATGTGGGGAACTGTAAGAGCTCTTGCTAATAATGCTGTAATAGGATTAACTCAAGGTTTTGAGAAAAAACTTGAAATTAATGGTGTTGGTTACAGAGCAGCAGTAAAAGGTAATGTATTAGAATTGCAACTTGGATATTCACACCCTATTAATTATGAAATTCCAAAAGGAATTACTATTACTGTAGAAAAAAATATTATTACTGTAAAAGGTAGTGATAAACAACAAGTTGGACAAGTGGCAGCTGAAATAAGAAGCTTCAGAAAACCTGAACCTTACAAAGGTAAAGGTGTTAAATATGTTGATGAAGTTATTATTAGAAAAGCTGGTAAAACAGCTAAAAAATAA
- the rplR gene encoding 50S ribosomal protein L18 — MRRSKALKLRDNRRLKRKRRVRGRISGTPEMPRVTIYKSNKYIIVQAIDDIAGNTLAFLNTAHLEEKLPSNIEGAKKAAAIFAEKLKAANIEKVAFDRNGYKYHGVVAAFADSLRENGIKL; from the coding sequence ATGAGAAGAAGTAAAGCATTAAAATTAAGAGACAATAGAAGATTAAAAAGAAAAAGAAGAGTAAGAGGAAGAATTAGTGGTACTCCTGAAATGCCAAGAGTAACAATTTATAAATCTAATAAGTATATTATTGTTCAAGCAATTGATGATATTGCTGGTAATACATTAGCATTTTTAAATACTGCTCATCTTGAAGAGAAATTACCTTCAAATATTGAAGGTGCAAAAAAAGCAGCAGCTATATTTGCTGAAAAATTAAAAGCTGCAAATATTGAAAAAGTTGCGTTTGATAGAAATGGATATAAATATCATGGTGTAGTCGCAGCATTTGCAGATTCTCTAAGAGAAAATGGTATAAAATTATAA
- the rpsJ gene encoding 30S ribosomal protein S10: MEKIRIKLQAYDHRVLDKAVSIITDAIKRTGAEVKGPIPLPTKIRRYTVLRSPHINKDSREQFEIRIHRRLIDVVNASPDTVDQLMKLELAPEVDVEVRALS, encoded by the coding sequence ATGGAGAAAATAAGAATTAAACTTCAAGCATATGATCATAGAGTGCTTGATAAAGCAGTAAGTATTATTACGGATGCTATTAAAAGAACTGGTGCAGAAGTAAAGGGACCAATTCCTCTACCTACAAAAATTAGAAGATATACAGTATTAAGATCACCTCACATCAATAAAGATAGTAGAGAACAATTTGAAATAAGAATTCATAGAAGACTTATTGATGTTGTTAATGCGTCACCTGATACAGTTGATCAGCTAATGAAATTAGAATTAGCTCCAGAGGTAGACGTAGAAGTTAGGGCATTAAGTTAA
- the rplX gene encoding 50S ribosomal protein L24 has protein sequence MAARKNLPPKFKIKKGDTVKVIAGDDRGKTGEVLKVIPKEAKVIVKGVNIVKKAVKPTDDNPKGGFEYIEKPIHISNVKKVEG, from the coding sequence ATGGCAGCAAGAAAAAATTTACCTCCTAAATTTAAAATTAAAAAAGGCGATACTGTAAAAGTAATCGCAGGAGATGATAGAGGAAAAACAGGTGAAGTTCTAAAAGTAATTCCAAAAGAAGCTAAAGTTATTGTAAAAGGTGTGAATATTGTTAAAAAGGCTGTTAAGCCAACTGATGATAACCCAAAAGGTGGGTTTGAATATATTGAAAAACCAATTCACATCTCTAACGTAAAAAAAGTAGAAGGTTAA
- the rplC gene encoding 50S ribosomal protein L3 translates to MEFIVEKIGMSRTVGEKSIPVTLLKIVPAKVCEVKEDGKALVAYPKGKKVNKPIEGMQKKYGLSKEFNRFVELKVANTEAGDLSLEPLNEAKKVKITFKSKGRGFQGVVKRYGFGGGPGSHGSRFHRAPGSIGNCEFPGRVMPGKKMPGHYGNKNVTVNAEVVEFNPDMGVLVIKGSVPGANGSLGKIRIVK, encoded by the coding sequence ATGGAATTTATCGTTGAAAAAATAGGAATGAGTAGAACAGTAGGAGAGAAAAGTATCCCTGTTACTTTATTAAAAATTGTACCAGCAAAAGTTTGCGAAGTTAAAGAAGATGGAAAAGCATTAGTTGCTTATCCAAAAGGTAAAAAAGTTAATAAACCAATTGAGGGTATGCAAAAAAAATATGGATTAAGCAAAGAATTCAATAGGTTTGTTGAATTAAAAGTTGCAAACACTGAAGCTGGAGATTTATCACTTGAACCTTTAAATGAAGCTAAAAAAGTAAAAATTACTTTTAAAAGCAAAGGAAGAGGTTTTCAAGGTGTTGTAAAAAGATATGGCTTTGGTGGTGGTCCTGGAAGTCATGGTAGTAGATTTCATAGAGCACCTGGTTCAATAGGTAACTGTGAATTTCCAGGAAGAGTTATGCCAGGTAAAAAAATGCCAGGACATTATGGAAATAAAAATGTAACAGTAAATGCAGAAGTAGTAGAATTTAATCCTGATATGGGAGTACTTGTAATTAAAGGAAGTGTTCCTGGGGCAAATGGAAGCTTAGGGAAAATAAGGATTGTGAAATGA
- the rplD gene encoding 50S ribosomal protein L4 gives MSVEIKKINQLPEDFQGINPHNLYLYVKAYLANQRAGTAHTKTRGEVSGGGKKPFRQKGLGRARQGSIRAPHFVGGGVAHGPRNERDWSQKLNKKQKRVALKYALNEKAENEKIYVVPEVKIESGKTKDAVKWLNNFNERDYLIVVDNMDEKTYLAFRNIPNVYIITPEELNAYYASVFKSIIFDEAAFDKVIKG, from the coding sequence ATGAGTGTTGAAATTAAAAAAATAAATCAGTTACCAGAAGATTTTCAAGGAATTAATCCACATAACCTTTATTTATATGTAAAAGCTTATCTTGCAAATCAAAGAGCAGGTACAGCTCATACTAAAACAAGAGGTGAAGTAAGCGGTGGTGGTAAAAAGCCATTTAGACAAAAAGGTTTAGGTAGAGCAAGACAAGGTAGTATTAGAGCACCTCATTTTGTTGGTGGTGGTGTAGCTCATGGACCAAGAAATGAAAGAGATTGGTCTCAAAAACTTAATAAAAAGCAAAAAAGAGTTGCATTAAAATATGCTTTAAATGAAAAAGCTGAAAATGAAAAAATTTATGTAGTACCAGAAGTAAAAATTGAATCTGGAAAAACAAAAGATGCAGTTAAATGGTTAAATAACTTTAATGAAAGAGATTATTTAATTGTTGTTGATAATATGGATGAAAAAACATATTTAGCATTTAGAAACATTCCAAATGTTTATATTATTACACCAGAAGAATTAAACGCTTATTATGCAAGTGTATTTAAATCAATTATTTTTGATGAAGCTGCATTTGATAAAGTTATAAAGGGCTAA
- the rpsE gene encoding 30S ribosomal protein S5 yields MAKKQQVIRDYNREEFEEVVVNIGRITKVVKGGRRFRFNALVVVGNKKGIVGVGTGKAKEVPDAIKKAIDDAFKNLVKIEGIHENTINHDVQAKFNASKILLKPASEGTGLIAGGAVRPVLELVGIKDILSKSLGSNEPHNLVRATIKALQMIKSKKA; encoded by the coding sequence ATGGCTAAAAAACAACAAGTAATTAGAGATTATAATAGAGAAGAATTTGAAGAAGTAGTTGTTAATATAGGTAGAATTACTAAGGTTGTAAAAGGTGGTAGAAGATTTAGATTTAATGCCTTAGTAGTTGTTGGAAATAAAAAAGGTATTGTTGGTGTTGGTACTGGAAAAGCTAAAGAAGTACCTGATGCTATTAAAAAAGCAATTGATGATGCATTTAAAAATTTAGTTAAAATTGAAGGTATTCATGAAAATACAATAAATCATGATGTTCAAGCTAAATTTAATGCATCAAAAATTCTATTAAAACCAGCAAGTGAGGGTACAGGACTTATTGCAGGTGGTGCAGTAAGACCAGTACTTGAACTTGTTGGAATTAAAGATATTTTATCAAAATCACTTGGTTCAAATGAACCTCATAACCTGGTAAGAGCAACAATAAAAGCTCTACAAATGATAAAAAGTAAAAAGGCTTAA
- the rplP gene encoding 50S ribosomal protein L16: MLMPKRTKYRKQQKGRNRGKAYRGNSLAFGTYGLKAIELGRINSRQIEAGRVALSRTMKRTGKIWIRVFPDKPLTAKPVGVRMGKGKGSVEEWVMNIKPGRIIFEITGVDNDTAIRALTLAAAKLPFKTKIVTMESENELY; the protein is encoded by the coding sequence ATGTTAATGCCAAAAAGAACTAAATATAGAAAACAACAAAAAGGTAGAAACAGAGGTAAGGCATATAGAGGAAACAGCCTTGCATTTGGAACTTATGGGCTAAAAGCAATTGAGCTTGGAAGAATTAACTCAAGACAAATAGAAGCTGGAAGGGTAGCTCTTTCAAGAACAATGAAGAGAACTGGGAAAATTTGGATTAGAGTATTCCCAGATAAACCTTTAACTGCAAAACCTGTTGGTGTTAGGATGGGTAAAGGTAAAGGAAGTGTTGAAGAGTGGGTAATGAATATTAAACCTGGAAGAATTATTTTTGAAATTACAGGTGTTGATAATGATACTGCTATTAGAGCTTTAACACTTGCAGCTGCTAAATTACCATTTAAAACAAAAATTGTAACAATGGAGAGTGAAAATGAGCTATACTAA
- the rpsQ gene encoding 30S ribosomal protein S17, with translation MPKRVIQGKVIKKTGDKTINVLVERKVLHPKYHKIVKKFKKYLVHDEKNEANVGDIVTAIEHRPISKRKSFVLKEIVERGE, from the coding sequence ATGCCTAAAAGAGTCATTCAAGGAAAAGTTATTAAAAAAACGGGTGATAAAACTATTAATGTTTTAGTTGAAAGAAAAGTTTTACACCCAAAATATCATAAAATTGTTAAAAAATTTAAAAAATATTTAGTTCATGATGAAAAAAATGAAGCTAATGTTGGTGATATTGTTACAGCAATAGAACACAGACCAATTTCTAAAAGAAAAAGCTTCGTGCTTAAAGAAATTGTTGAAAGAGGAGAATAA
- the rplV gene encoding 50S ribosomal protein L22 — translation MSKAVLKFIRLSPTKARLIAREIQGMNGEEALAKLEFMPNKAARVIAKVLTSAIANGGFDANEVVVKSCRVDRGPYLKRFRPRARGMASRIQKPTAHIFVEVEKES, via the coding sequence ATGAGTAAAGCAGTATTAAAATTTATAAGACTTTCACCAACTAAAGCAAGACTTATTGCAAGAGAAATTCAAGGAATGAATGGTGAAGAAGCTCTTGCAAAATTAGAATTTATGCCAAATAAAGCTGCAAGAGTAATTGCAAAAGTATTAACAAGTGCAATTGCAAATGGTGGTTTTGATGCAAATGAAGTTGTAGTTAAATCTTGTAGAGTTGATAGAGGTCCTTATCTTAAAAGATTTAGACCAAGAGCAAGAGGTATGGCAAGTAGAATTCAAAAACCAACTGCTCATATTTTCGTAGAAGTAGAAAAGGAAAGCTAA
- a CDS encoding type Z 30S ribosomal protein S14, with protein MAKKSMIAKAKRKPKFKVRAYTRCSICGRVHSVYRDFGICRICLRKMANEGLLPGVKKASW; from the coding sequence ATGGCAAAAAAAAGTATGATTGCTAAAGCTAAAAGAAAACCAAAATTTAAAGTTAGAGCATATACAAGATGCTCTATTTGTGGTAGAGTTCACTCTGTATATAGAGATTTTGGTATTTGTAGAATATGCCTAAGAAAAATGGCAAATGAGGGATTACTCCCTGGTGTAAAAAAAGCAAGCTGGTAA
- a CDS encoding ABC transporter permease — MGVKAYLKKEFIDLVRTKMIFLVYIFPSLVLLLFGGGIKLSVNHIRTVIVDYDNSKISNDIAQKYVASKYFDVEFLNNEKEAFKLLKNGKKDLLIIFPQNFSKNLIKDKAEAGIFVDGAFPFRGLMIENYAKGVFLSLIPNKIKLDYRFLYNPSLRDENSIVPGVIGLALLIAPAILAALLIVKEKENGTIFNFYSSKVSKTSFIIAKLLPPFLLHFVNVFILFLIAVYIFEVPFRGSFLLYVIASIFYLIVSIGIGLLVSVITSTQIAALILTILITLIPGFLYSGIIMPISSMSGEAYIEAHLFPVMYYNHLIYDAFLGGVGFNSTLNLKYLLILFLYGVFLILIGSLLLRKGER, encoded by the coding sequence GTGGGAGTTAAAGCATATTTAAAAAAAGAGTTTATAGATTTAGTAAGAACTAAAATGATTTTTTTAGTCTATATTTTTCCATCTCTTGTATTGCTTTTATTTGGAGGAGGAATTAAGCTAAGTGTAAATCATATAAGAACTGTTATAGTAGATTATGATAATTCTAAAATCTCAAACGATATTGCACAAAAATATGTAGCTTCAAAATATTTTGATGTAGAATTTTTAAATAATGAAAAAGAGGCTTTTAAACTTTTAAAAAATGGCAAAAAAGATCTGCTAATAATATTTCCTCAAAATTTTTCAAAAAATCTTATAAAAGATAAAGCTGAGGCTGGAATATTTGTAGATGGAGCATTTCCTTTTAGAGGGCTTATGATAGAAAATTATGCAAAAGGTGTATTTTTAAGTTTAATCCCAAATAAAATAAAGCTTGATTATAGGTTTTTGTATAATCCTTCTCTTAGAGATGAAAATTCAATAGTCCCAGGAGTTATTGGACTTGCTTTATTAATAGCCCCTGCAATTTTAGCAGCACTTTTAATTGTAAAAGAAAAAGAAAACGGGACTATTTTTAATTTTTATTCTTCAAAAGTCTCAAAAACATCTTTTATTATTGCAAAATTACTGCCTCCATTTTTATTGCATTTTGTAAATGTTTTTATTTTGTTTTTAATTGCAGTTTATATTTTTGAGGTGCCATTTAGAGGTAGTTTTTTGCTTTATGTAATCGCAAGTATTTTTTATTTAATAGTGAGTATTGGAATAGGACTTTTAGTTTCAGTTATTACATCAACTCAAATAGCAGCTTTAATTTTAACAATTCTTATAACTTTAATTCCTGGATTTTTATACTCAGGCATAATAATGCCAATTTCATCTATGAGTGGAGAAGCCTATATTGAAGCACATCTTTTTCCTGTAATGTATTATAATCACTTAATTTATGATGCTTTTTTAGGGGGAGTTGGGTTTAATTCAACTTTAAATTTAAAATACCTTTTAATACTTTTTTTATATGGAGTTTTTTTAATTTTAATAGGTTCATTGCTGCTTAGAAAAGGTGAAAGATGA
- the rpmC gene encoding 50S ribosomal protein L29: MSYTKLNVAELVQKSEAELQELLKNKKMELFETRMKLKTMQLQDTSLVSKIRKDIARIKTAMRQKRGN, translated from the coding sequence ATGAGCTATACTAAACTAAATGTAGCAGAACTTGTTCAAAAAAGTGAAGCAGAGCTTCAAGAATTATTAAAAAATAAAAAAATGGAACTTTTTGAAACAAGAATGAAATTAAAAACTATGCAGCTACAAGACACATCACTTGTTTCTAAAATTAGAAAAGACATCGCAAGAATCAAAACTGCGATGAGACAAAAAAGGGGTAACTAA